CGAATATAACTGATAGTTACGCTTAAGTGCTTGATGCTAAGCATCCTTAGGCTTATATAGCATTCCACATCCTCTCTAAGGATGCTAGCAGCGACTTTGGGTGTCGAGACATGAAGACCCTAACTGAGAAGATACTTAGCAGGGCCTCAGGAACCGACGTCTCGCCAGGCGATGTGATCGAAGTTGAAGTTGACCTGGTAGCTTTCCACGATCTAACAGGTTACCACGTAATAGAGGTCATGGATAAGGTTGGAGCGAGGAAGGTTAGCAAGCCTGAAAACCTCGTGATAGCGTTCGATCACCTAGTGCCACCACCAGATGTTAAGAGCGCCGAAATACAGCAAGCAGTGAGGAGCTTTGCGAGAGAGCTTAAGCTACCAAACTTCCACGATGTAGGCTACGGAATTCTCCACCAAGTCCTAGTAGAAAGATATGTCATGCCAGGTCAAGTCGTTGTGGTCGCTGATAGCCACGCCTCAACGTCTGGAGCACTTGGAGCCTTCGCTCAAGGAATGGGTGCGAGCGACGTAGCCGCCATAGTCATGACCGGTAGAACTTGGCTAACGGTCCCCCAACCCTTCAAGCTCGTCCTGGATGGTGAGCCAAGGCAGTGGATAACAGGGAAGGAGGTTTCGCTAGAGCTGCTTAGAGTGTTTAAGGCAGATTACTTCGTAGGTACGTCAATAGAAGTCTTCGTTAATGAGCCCAGCAAATTCCCAATGGATTATAGGCTAACCGTGGCAAACATGGGCATTGAGATGAATGCTGACTCTCTAATCTTCATACCAGATGAAGTGACTCGAAGCTACATAGAATCTATGAGGAACGTGAAGTTATCTAAGGTCGAGAAGCCAGATCCAGGCGCGAAGTACGTTGATGAGTACACTCTCCAGCTAAACAATGTGGACTTCCTAGTGGCTGCACCGAGTAGCGTTGACAATGTTAAGAGCGTTCGAGAGCTCTCTAACGTTGAAGTCGACATGGTCTTCATAGGATCCTGCACCAATGGAAGGTTAAGCGACCTTGAGATAGCTGCTAAGATAATGAGGGGTAAGAAGGTTAAGACCAGGTGTATAGTCATACCGGCTTCCTGGAGCGTCTTCAAGAAGGCATTAGAGCTAGGATACATACAGACCCTCGTCGAAGCAGGTTGCGTAGTCACTTATGGAACCTGTGGACCCTGCATAGGGGGACACTTTGGAGTAGCTGGACCAAACGAGGTTGTAGTTTCCACTTCAAATAGAAACTTCGTAGGTAGGATGGGTAGTCCACAGTCAAAAGTTTATTTGTCAGGTCCAGCTGTAGCTGCAGCTACAGCTATAGCTGGTAGAATAGCTGAGCCGAGTGAGGTGCTATGATAATCGAGGGCAAGGTAATCAAGTTGGGAGACAAGATAGACACCGACGTAATAATACCAGCTAAGTACTTGAAGTCGACGGACCCTCAATACCTGGCTCAACACGTTCTAGAGCCAATAGATCCAGAATTCCACAAGAAAGCTCAGGGAGCAATAATAGTTGCTGGGAAGGTTTTTGGAATGGGCTCATCGAGAGAGCAGGCAGCCATAGCCATAAAGGCTGCTGGAGTAAGAGCTGTTGTAGCTGAGTCCTTTGCTAGGATATTCTACAGGAACGCGATAAATAACGGCTTGCCGGCAATAGCATGTCCTGGAGTAACCAAGGAGGTGGAGGATGGGGACCTCATTTCAGTAAACGTGGAGACTGGAGAGATCAAGGTAGGATGTAGGGTTATTAAGGGAAAAGGAGTAAGCGGAATGGCCCTCGAAATACTGAAAGCTGGAGGACTCATAGATTATCTAAAAAAGAGATTGCGATAAGAGCAAAGGTTCTTTAACTATTCACCCTTTCGTCAAAGTTTATCAAGGTCCATGTTTAATACATGTTTGCTATATTTGTAGTGTTATAGTATGATTTAAACGTACGCAAGCATTATTTAGGGAAGTTTAAAATGATAAAGACATCTTCCTCAAACCTAACCCTGCCTATACTTACTTCGCAAGAGTAAATGATGTTTGCTTGACTTCACTTCTTTAAATGCTCCGTAATCTATGATTCATTAAACCAAATTACGTAGACAACTTTAGCAATTCATGTACTATCTTCTAAACCATCTAATTCCAAATAACCTGGTTTGACCGCAAACACTTCTCTTGAAGGTAGCCTTAGTGGAGCTGTAGCTAGTAGTTCAGCTTTCATGTGCTCTGCCTTGATGATCTCTGATGCTCACTTAAATAGAACCTTTCCACGAGTCTCTTAGAGTAAGCTCTCTTCCCTAACGAGTAAGCTATTACTGCTACTAGAAGAGGGACGTGAACTGCAATTAAGATAGCTAACGAAAATATCTTAATCCAAAGGCTTGCAGGAGAGGAGAGAATTACGACATTAGCTAGCACCCCACATGCACTTACGACTATGAGAGTCGATGCAGCTGCTAGCTTCTCATCTACTCTCTTATTAAGGGTGGCAAGGACATCAAGTATTAAGGAGGTAGCTATAACTGCTGAAAACCATGCAAACAAGAGAGCTACGATATCACCTTCATAAAACTTTATGAACATATAGCCTACGAAAAACACCAACAAGATAACTTGAGGAGATCTAAACTTACGCTTATGAAGGTAAATAGATAGGAAGCCAATAGCCACAGCAGAAGTGAGCAGAGCCATCAATAACTCCAAAGACATGAGTTAGAACCTCTAAGTGTGAGGTGCCCATGCCAATCAACTTATATTTTGTGGTTTAGGTAAGGCAGCGTAACCCTCTAAAGCCTGAAAGCTTTAAAAGCGAATAATTCTGAGAGCGTATCGTGGAGTAATGGTTAGGGTTGCGCTGTTTAGAGGGTCGAACCCTATTGAGGTTGTCGTTAAAGCTCTTGAGGCAATAGAGAGCGATTTGATGCCTCTCTTGCATAGCAAGAGATCCATATTAGTGAAGCCAAATTACATAACCGCCGACCACCCCTCAACAGGGGTTACGACTGATGCGAGAGTGGTAGAAGGGGTTGTCAAGTTCTTCAAGGAGAGGGGAGTAGACGACATAGTGATAGGTGAGGGGAGCGGGTTCGCAGATACCTTTGAAGCCTTCAGAGTTGCTGGTGTAGATAAAGTAGCTGAGAGGTGGAACGTTAAGCTGGTGGACCTTAACAGAGATGAGTTCGTCGAAGTACGTCCTCCAAACCCCTTAGCCTTGAAGAGGGTTAAAGTGGCTAAGACGGCTCTCGAGAGGGCTATAGTCAGCGTTCCCAAGCTGAAGGTTCATAGGCTCGCCACGGTCACCTTAGGCTTGAAGAACATGATGGGGGCCCTAGAGTCAAAGGGCAGCATGCACAATGGGAGGCTCCACGAGAACATAGCCGACTTAGCATCAGTCTTGAAGCCGGCCTTAA
The sequence above is drawn from the Candidatus Nezhaarchaeota archaeon genome and encodes:
- a CDS encoding DUF362 domain-containing protein is translated as MVRVALFRGSNPIEVVVKALEAIESDLMPLLHSKRSILVKPNYITADHPSTGVTTDARVVEGVVKFFKERGVDDIVIGEGSGFADTFEAFRVAGVDKVAERWNVKLVDLNRDEFVEVRPPNPLALKRVKVAKTALERAIVSVPKLKVHRLATVTLGLKNMMGALESKGSMHNGRLHENIADLASVLKPALTVIDGIIAGELHEMSRCPIEMNVIVASTDPVAADAVGSMIMGIDPKEVKHLVLAERKGLGTLRLEEIEIVGEPIEKVARKFRRSLLSKFLSLF
- a CDS encoding 3-isopropylmalate dehydratase small subunit, with product MIIEGKVIKLGDKIDTDVIIPAKYLKSTDPQYLAQHVLEPIDPEFHKKAQGAIIVAGKVFGMGSSREQAAIAIKAAGVRAVVAESFARIFYRNAINNGLPAIACPGVTKEVEDGDLISVNVETGEIKVGCRVIKGKGVSGMALEILKAGGLIDYLKKRLR
- a CDS encoding 3-isopropylmalate dehydratase large subunit codes for the protein MKTLTEKILSRASGTDVSPGDVIEVEVDLVAFHDLTGYHVIEVMDKVGARKVSKPENLVIAFDHLVPPPDVKSAEIQQAVRSFARELKLPNFHDVGYGILHQVLVERYVMPGQVVVVADSHASTSGALGAFAQGMGASDVAAIVMTGRTWLTVPQPFKLVLDGEPRQWITGKEVSLELLRVFKADYFVGTSIEVFVNEPSKFPMDYRLTVANMGIEMNADSLIFIPDEVTRSYIESMRNVKLSKVEKPDPGAKYVDEYTLQLNNVDFLVAAPSSVDNVKSVRELSNVEVDMVFIGSCTNGRLSDLEIAAKIMRGKKVKTRCIVIPASWSVFKKALELGYIQTLVEAGCVVTYGTCGPCIGGHFGVAGPNEVVVSTSNRNFVGRMGSPQSKVYLSGPAVAAATAIAGRIAEPSEVL